From Oceanidesulfovibrio indonesiensis:
ACCAAGGGCCAGGCGAGCCCTACGACGGACGAAGACCATGTGACCAAGGCCCAGCCCTGGGGGGTGAAAAGCGCCAAGTTCCGGCCCCTGGCCGTGGCCATCGCCCTGCGCGCGAACTTCGTTGCCCGCGGTTTTGCCGGCAACGTGGATCAGCTCGCGGACCTCATCCGCCAGGCGCACGAGTCCCCCGGATTCGCCCTGGTGGACGTGCTTCAGCCCTGCGTGACCTTCAACAAGGTGAACACGTTCGCCTGGTACAAGGAACGCGTGTATGAGCTGGACGCAAACTACGACCCCACGGACTTCCAGGCGGCCATGGAAAAGGCTGAGGAGTTCGGCGACAGGATTCCCACAGGTGTGATCTACCGCAATGAACGGCCCAACTTCTGCGAGGCATTGGTGACCTGCGGCGGCGAGCTTTTCAACAAGCCGGCAGATCTGGGCCTGGTCCGCAATGTGATGATGCAGTACGCCTGATATTACCGGGAGCAGAAAATCCTTACATTTTCGCGCCCCAGTTATCAGCACGGCCCCGCTCTCTGCGGGGCCGTGCTGATAACTTCAAGCCACGAAATGTATAAACATTTGGTTCTCTCAGTAATAAAGGGAATGCTGAGGCGCCTGGCCGGCTCCTTCCGCGCGACGGGGGGAGCCGTTTTGCGTTGGAGCCGGGACACCCGGAAGAGGGTGTGTCTGTTGCAGCGGGAATGGAAATGCGTATGCTGGAGGCGGTGAATCTGTCTGATCTGCAACTCGGAGGGAATACCCATGTCGAAATTCGCGCTGTTTCCATTCCGCGGCGAGCCCATGTGCTTTATTCACGTTCTGCTCAATGCCCTGGACATGCACGAGCGCGGCCACGAAGCCGTCATCGTGCTGGAGGGAGAATCCTGCGCCCTGGTTGGGAAAATGGCCCGGGACGATCACCAACTGCACGCACTCTATGCGAAGGCTCGGGACAACGGCCTTTTCGCCGGGGCGTGCAAGGCGTGCTCCGCCAAGCTGAGCGCTACAGACGCCGTGCAGGCCGAGGGTCTGGAGCTCCTCGGGAACATGAAAGGCCATCCTTCCATGGCCGAGTATGCGGAAAAAGGGTACACGGTTATTACGTTCTGATCGTAAACATTTATAAGAGGAGAAGAGTCCATGAGCCGAAAGAAGGAAAAGTATTATTGGCAAGAGTCCGACCGGTATGTTTCGGTAAACGAATTAGCAGACTTAAGCGTCGAAGAACAAATTGAAGTCATGAGGTATTGGTTTAAGAAGCACTACGAGAATCCCGTGGATAGAATGCCATATGAATCCAAAGAAGGCGGGTATATCTACATTAGCGGTGGCCCTTATGATGCGCGTGAAGAGTTGAGTGAAGAATTTCAAGACATGGCCTCGCAGATGGCTATAAATAAGCTGGTAGAAGAGTTAGAAGAGGAGTCGATGGAATGGGCGGGAGTGCCAAGTGATGAGAAGTGAGCTCTAGGAGTGGCATGTGGATAAACGGTTTGTCAGACCAGCCCCTCTTTTGAGGTGGCTGGTCTGTTGTGGAAAACCCAATGGGAGAGGATTCGGTTGTTTTATGGTGAGGACAAAGGAATACACCCGGATTTGCGCGGGCCGCGCTATGCGGCGGTGTCCTGCTGAGGTCGTTTGATACTATGCACGTGGACGGTTACATGGATCTTCGTTGCGAAGTCGATGTTTAAGGTCGTCAAGTAGTACCTTGTGTACTGCGACGACGATGCAACCGCACTGCGACAAACGTGTATATAGGACCTCATGCGCTCCTGGGTGTATTCCAGGGGGCACTCAGCTGCCCGGTATGGGACTCGGAATTAACGAGCTCTACCCTCCGTTGCAGTGTAAACCCTTCTGC
This genomic window contains:
- a CDS encoding HEPN-associated N-terminal domain-containing protein, giving the protein MSRKKEKYYWQESDRYVSVNELADLSVEEQIEVMRYWFKKHYENPVDRMPYESKEGGYIYISGGPYDAREELSEEFQDMASQMAINKLVEELEEESMEWAGVPSDEK
- a CDS encoding 2-oxoacid:ferredoxin oxidoreductase subunit beta, whose protein sequence is MTSIEDYGTFETAWCPGCGNFKILEAVKKALADMDLPPHKVAYFSGIGQAAKLPHYFKCNVFNGLHGRGLPPAQAAKLVNPNLAVFCHSGDGCNYGEGGNHFLAALRRNVDMVLVAHDNQIYGLTKGQASPTTDEDHVTKAQPWGVKSAKFRPLAVAIALRANFVARGFAGNVDQLADLIRQAHESPGFALVDVLQPCVTFNKVNTFAWYKERVYELDANYDPTDFQAAMEKAEEFGDRIPTGVIYRNERPNFCEALVTCGGELFNKPADLGLVRNVMMQYA
- a CDS encoding cytoplasmic protein, whose protein sequence is MSKFALFPFRGEPMCFIHVLLNALDMHERGHEAVIVLEGESCALVGKMARDDHQLHALYAKARDNGLFAGACKACSAKLSATDAVQAEGLELLGNMKGHPSMAEYAEKGYTVITF